Proteins co-encoded in one Pseudomonas fluorescens genomic window:
- the mltF gene encoding membrane-bound lytic murein transglycosylase MltF: MFSPTALRPRYAKWLIATGLFLMLSGCVDKPNTLERVKEDGVLRVITRNSPATYFQDRSGETGFEYELVKRFADDLGVELKIETADNLDDLFDQIGKPNGPVLAAAGLVSSEQRKKQVRFSHSYLEVTPQIIYRNGQSRPTDASELVGKKIMVLKGSTHAEQLAELKQKYPGIEYEESDAVEVVDLLRMVDEGQIDLTLVDSNEVAMNQVYFTNIRVAFDLGDARSQSWAVASGEDNSLLNEINSYLDKVQKNGTLQRLKDRYYGHVDVLGYMGATTFAQHLQQRLPKYEQHFKTYAKKEKVDWRLLAAIGYQESLWQPAVTSKTGVRGLMMLTQNTAQAMGVSNRLDPKQSIMGGAKYLAYMKDQLDDSIQEPDRTWFALAAYNVGSGHLDDARKLASREGLNPDKWLDVKKMLPRLSQKQWYSKTRYGYARGGEPVHFVANIRRYYDILTWVTQPQLEGDQVAEGNLHVPGIDKSKPAQENPPL, encoded by the coding sequence ATGTTTTCCCCAACGGCTTTGCGTCCGCGGTACGCCAAATGGCTGATCGCTACCGGACTCTTCCTGATGCTCAGTGGCTGTGTTGATAAACCCAACACCCTCGAGCGCGTAAAGGAGGATGGTGTGCTGCGGGTGATCACCCGTAACAGCCCCGCCACCTACTTTCAGGATCGCAGCGGCGAGACCGGCTTCGAATACGAGCTGGTGAAGCGCTTCGCCGACGATTTGGGGGTGGAACTCAAAATCGAGACCGCCGACAACCTCGACGACCTGTTCGATCAGATCGGCAAACCCAACGGCCCGGTGCTGGCCGCCGCTGGCCTGGTCAGCAGCGAACAGCGCAAGAAACAGGTACGGTTCTCCCATTCCTACCTCGAAGTCACCCCGCAGATCATCTATCGCAACGGCCAGTCGCGGCCGACCGACGCCAGTGAGCTGGTCGGCAAGAAAATCATGGTGCTCAAGGGCAGCACCCACGCCGAACAGCTCGCCGAGCTGAAACAGAAATATCCCGGGATTGAATACGAAGAGTCCGACGCCGTTGAAGTGGTCGACCTGCTGCGCATGGTCGATGAGGGCCAGATCGACCTGACTCTGGTCGATTCCAACGAAGTGGCGATGAACCAGGTTTACTTCACCAACATCCGCGTCGCCTTCGACCTTGGCGATGCGCGCAGCCAGAGCTGGGCGGTGGCCTCTGGCGAAGACAACAGCCTGCTCAACGAGATCAACAGTTATCTGGACAAGGTGCAGAAAAACGGCACCCTGCAACGCCTGAAAGACCGCTACTACGGCCACGTCGACGTCCTCGGCTACATGGGCGCCACGACCTTCGCCCAGCATTTGCAGCAGCGCCTGCCCAAGTACGAACAGCACTTCAAGACCTACGCCAAGAAAGAGAAAGTCGACTGGCGCCTGCTCGCGGCCATCGGTTATCAGGAATCGCTGTGGCAACCGGCCGTCACTTCGAAGACCGGCGTGCGCGGCCTGATGATGCTGACCCAGAACACTGCACAGGCCATGGGTGTGTCCAACCGCCTCGATCCGAAGCAGAGCATCATGGGCGGCGCCAAGTACCTGGCCTACATGAAGGATCAACTGGATGACTCGATCCAGGAACCGGATCGTACGTGGTTTGCACTGGCTGCCTACAACGTGGGCAGCGGTCACTTGGATGACGCGCGCAAACTGGCGTCCCGGGAAGGCCTGAATCCGGACAAGTGGCTGGATGTGAAGAAGATGCTGCCGCGCCTGTCGCAGAAGCAGTGGTACAGCAAGACCCGCTACGGCTACGCCCGGGGCGGCGAACCGGTGCATTTCGTGGCGAACATCCGCCGCTACTACGACATCCTGACCTGGGTGACCCAGCCGCAGCTTGAGGGCGATCAGGTCGCCGAAGGCAATCTGCATGTGCCGGGGATCGACAAATCCAAACCGGCGCAGGAAAACCCGCCGCTGTAG
- the purL gene encoding phosphoribosylformylglycinamidine synthase has protein sequence MLILRGAPALSAFRHSKLLEQLSQKVPAVSGLYAEFAHFAEVTGVLTGDEQQVLARLLKYGPSVPVQEPSGRLFLVLPRFGTISPWSSKASDIARNCGLSKIQRLERGIAFYVAGQFSETEAQQIADVLHDRMTQIVLGNLEQAAGLFSHAEPKPLTAIDILGGGRAALEKANVELGLALAEDEIDYLVNAFNGLKRNPHDIELMMFAQANSEHCRHKIFNASWDIDGESQEKSLFGMIKNTYQMHSEGVLSAYKDNASVIVGNVAGRFFPDPETRQYGAVQEPVHILMKVETHNHPTAIAPFPGASTGSGGEIRDEGATGRGAKPKAGLTGFTVSNLQIPGFEQPWEVPYGKPERIVNALDIMIEGPLGGAAFNNEFGRPALTGYFRTFEQSISTPHGDEVRGYHKPIMLAGGMGNIREEHVKKGEIVVGSKLIVLGGPAMLIGLGGGAASSMATGTSSADLDFASVQRENPEMERRCQEVIDRCWQLGDKNPISFIHDVGAGGLSNAFPELVNDGDRGGRFELRNIPNDEPGMAPHEIWSNESQERYVLAVGPADFERFKAICERERCPFAVVGEATAEPQLTVTDSHFGNNPVDMPLEVLLGKAPRMHRSVVREAELGDDFDPSNLDIGESIERVLHHPAVASKSFLITIGDRTITGLVARDQMVGPWQVPVADVAVTATSFDVYTGEAMAMGERTPLALLDAPASGRMAIGETLTNIAASRINKLSDIKLSANWMSAAGHPGEDARLYDTVKAVGMELCPELGLTIPVGKDSMSMATRWNDNGEDKTVTSPMSLIVTGFAPVADIRQTLTPELRMDKGTTDLILIDLGRGQNRMGASILAQVHGKLGKQAPDVDDAEDLKAFFAVIQGLNADGHLLAYHDRSDGGLLTSVVEMAFAGHCGLSLNLDSVAESSAEIAAILFNEELGAVIQVRQDATPDILAQFSAAGLGDCVSVIGQPINNGQINITFNGDTVFEGQRRLLQRQWAETSYQIQRLRDNADCAEQEFDALLEEDNPGLSVKLSYDVNQDIAAPYIKKGIRPQVAVLREQGVNGQVEMAAAFDRAGFNAIDVHMSDILAGRVDLNEFKGLVACGGFSYGDVLGAGEGWAKSALFNSRARDAFQGFFERNDSFTLGVCNGCQMMSNLHELIPGSEFWPHFVRNRSEQFEARVAMVQIQESNSIFLQGMAGSRMPIAIAHGEGHAEFESEEALLEADLSGCVAMRFVDNHGKVTEAYPANPNGSPRGITGLTSRDGRVTIMMPHPERVFRAVQNSWRSEDWNEDAPWMRMFRNARVWVN, from the coding sequence ATGTTGATCCTGCGCGGCGCTCCTGCCCTTTCTGCCTTTCGCCACAGCAAACTCCTTGAGCAACTGAGCCAGAAGGTTCCAGCTGTCAGTGGCCTGTATGCTGAATTCGCTCACTTCGCCGAAGTCACCGGCGTCCTGACCGGCGACGAACAGCAGGTGCTTGCGCGCCTTCTGAAGTACGGTCCAAGCGTTCCGGTTCAAGAGCCGAGCGGTCGTCTGTTCCTGGTGTTGCCACGTTTCGGCACCATCTCGCCATGGTCGAGCAAGGCCAGCGACATCGCCCGCAACTGCGGCCTGAGCAAGATCCAGCGCCTGGAGCGCGGCATCGCGTTTTATGTGGCCGGTCAGTTCAGCGAAACCGAAGCGCAGCAGATCGCCGACGTACTGCATGACCGCATGACCCAGATCGTTCTGGGCAACCTCGAACAGGCTGCCGGTCTGTTCAGCCACGCCGAGCCGAAGCCGCTGACCGCCATCGACATCCTCGGCGGTGGTCGCGCTGCGCTGGAGAAGGCCAACGTCGAGCTGGGCCTGGCCCTGGCCGAAGACGAGATCGACTATCTGGTCAACGCCTTCAACGGTCTCAAGCGCAACCCGCACGACATCGAACTGATGATGTTCGCCCAGGCCAACTCCGAGCACTGCCGCCACAAGATCTTCAACGCCAGTTGGGATATTGACGGCGAGAGCCAGGAAAAAAGCCTGTTCGGCATGATCAAGAACACCTATCAGATGCACAGCGAAGGCGTGCTGTCCGCTTACAAGGACAACGCTTCGGTGATCGTCGGCAACGTCGCCGGCCGCTTCTTCCCGGATCCGGAAACCCGCCAGTACGGCGCGGTGCAGGAGCCGGTGCACATCCTGATGAAGGTCGAAACCCACAACCACCCGACCGCGATCGCTCCGTTCCCGGGCGCGTCCACCGGTTCCGGTGGCGAGATCCGCGACGAAGGCGCAACCGGCCGTGGCGCCAAACCGAAAGCCGGCCTGACCGGTTTCACCGTGTCGAACCTGCAGATCCCTGGCTTCGAACAGCCTTGGGAAGTGCCGTACGGCAAGCCCGAGCGCATCGTCAACGCGCTGGACATCATGATCGAAGGCCCGCTGGGCGGCGCCGCGTTCAACAACGAGTTCGGTCGTCCGGCCCTGACCGGTTACTTCCGTACCTTCGAACAATCGATCAGCACCCCGCATGGTGATGAAGTTCGTGGTTACCACAAGCCGATCATGCTCGCTGGCGGCATGGGCAACATCCGTGAAGAACACGTCAAGAAAGGCGAGATCGTCGTCGGCTCCAAGCTGATCGTGCTCGGTGGCCCGGCAATGCTGATCGGTCTGGGCGGCGGCGCTGCTTCCTCCATGGCCACCGGCACCAGCTCGGCGGATCTGGACTTCGCTTCCGTTCAGCGTGAAAACCCTGAAATGGAACGTCGCTGCCAGGAAGTCATCGACCGTTGCTGGCAACTGGGCGACAAGAACCCGATCAGCTTCATCCACGACGTGGGGGCGGGCGGTCTGTCCAACGCCTTCCCGGAACTGGTCAACGACGGCGACCGCGGTGGCCGTTTCGAACTGCGCAACATTCCAAACGACGAGCCGGGCATGGCCCCGCACGAAATCTGGTCCAACGAATCCCAGGAGCGTTACGTTCTGGCCGTCGGCCCGGCCGACTTCGAGCGCTTCAAGGCGATCTGCGAACGTGAGCGTTGCCCGTTCGCCGTTGTCGGTGAAGCGACCGCCGAACCGCAACTGACCGTGACTGACAGCCACTTCGGCAACAACCCGGTGGACATGCCACTGGAAGTGTTGCTGGGCAAGGCGCCGCGCATGCACCGTTCGGTGGTTCGCGAAGCCGAGCTGGGCGATGACTTCGATCCGTCGAACCTCGACATCGGCGAAAGCATCGAACGCGTTCTGCACCACCCGGCCGTGGCAAGCAAAAGCTTCCTGATCACCATCGGCGACCGCACCATCACAGGCCTCGTGGCCCGTGACCAGATGGTCGGCCCTTGGCAGGTTCCGGTGGCCGACGTGGCCGTCACCGCCACCAGCTTCGACGTCTACACCGGTGAAGCGATGGCGATGGGCGAGCGCACTCCGCTGGCGCTGCTGGACGCTCCGGCGTCGGGCCGCATGGCCATCGGCGAAACCCTGACCAACATCGCCGCCTCGCGCATCAACAAGCTCTCCGACATCAAACTGTCGGCGAACTGGATGTCCGCTGCCGGCCACCCGGGTGAAGACGCGCGCCTGTACGACACCGTGAAAGCGGTCGGCATGGAACTGTGCCCCGAGCTGGGCCTGACCATTCCGGTGGGCAAGGACTCCATGTCCATGGCCACCCGCTGGAACGACAACGGCGAAGACAAGACCGTCACCTCGCCGATGTCCCTGATCGTGACCGGTTTCGCGCCAGTGGCTGACATCCGTCAGACCCTGACCCCGGAACTGCGCATGGACAAGGGCACCACCGATCTGATCCTGATCGACCTCGGTCGCGGCCAGAACCGCATGGGCGCCTCGATCCTGGCCCAGGTTCACGGCAAGCTCGGCAAGCAGGCGCCGGACGTCGACGACGCCGAAGACCTGAAAGCGTTCTTCGCGGTGATCCAGGGCCTCAACGCCGATGGTCACCTGCTGGCGTACCACGACCGTTCCGACGGTGGTCTGCTGACCTCCGTGGTGGAAATGGCCTTCGCCGGCCACTGTGGTCTGAGCCTGAACCTGGACAGCGTTGCCGAAAGCTCCGCTGAAATCGCCGCGATCCTGTTCAACGAAGAACTGGGTGCGGTGATCCAGGTTCGTCAGGACGCCACCCCGGACATCCTCGCGCAATTCAGCGCGGCCGGTCTGGGCGACTGCGTTTCCGTGATCGGTCAGCCGATCAACAACGGCCAGATCAACATCACCTTCAACGGTGACACCGTGTTCGAAGGCCAGCGTCGTCTGCTGCAACGCCAGTGGGCCGAGACCAGCTACCAGATCCAGCGTCTGCGCGACAACGCCGACTGCGCCGAGCAAGAGTTCGATGCGCTGCTGGAGGAAGACAACCCGGGCCTGAGCGTCAAGCTGAGCTACGACGTCAACCAGGACATCGCCGCGCCTTACATCAAGAAAGGCATCCGCCCACAGGTTGCCGTGCTGCGTGAGCAGGGCGTCAACGGTCAGGTGGAGATGGCGGCCGCATTCGACCGCGCCGGTTTCAATGCGATCGACGTGCACATGAGCGACATTCTGGCCGGCCGTGTCGACCTGAACGAGTTCAAAGGTCTGGTGGCCTGCGGTGGTTTCTCCTACGGCGACGTTCTCGGCGCCGGTGAAGGCTGGGCCAAGTCCGCACTGTTCAACAGCCGTGCCCGCGATGCGTTCCAGGGCTTCTTCGAGCGTAACGACAGCTTCACGCTCGGCGTGTGCAACGGTTGCCAGATGATGTCCAACCTGCACGAGCTGATCCCGGGCAGCGAGTTCTGGCCGCACTTCGTGCGCAACCGCTCCGAGCAGTTCGAGGCGCGCGTGGCGATGGTGCAGATCCAGGAGTCGAACTCGATCTTCCTGCAGGGCATGGCCGGTTCGCGCATGCCGATCGCCATCGCTCACGGTGAAGGCCATGCCGAATTCGAAAGCGAAGAGGCACTGCTTGAAGCCGATCTGTCCGGTTGTGTGGCGATGCGATTCGTCGACAACCACGGCAAGGTCACCGAAGCCTACCCGGCCAACCCGAACGGTTCGCCGCGCGGGATCACCGGCCTCACCAGCCGCGACGGTCGCGTGACAATCATGATGCCGCACCCGGAGCGTGTTTTCCGTGCCGTGCAGAACTCGTGGCGTTCGGAAGACTGGAACGAAGACGCTCCTTGGATGCGCATGTTCCGTAATGCTCGTGTGTGGGTGAACTAA
- a CDS encoding Nif3-like dinuclear metal center hexameric protein produces MYKLAFFVPDSHVEVVKDALFAAGGGRIGDYDHCAWQVLGTGQFRPLDGSQPFIGEAGRVERVEEWKVELVVGDELIRGVVAALKASHPYETPAYEVWRLEDF; encoded by the coding sequence GTGTACAAGCTCGCGTTTTTTGTTCCCGACAGTCATGTCGAGGTGGTCAAGGACGCTCTATTCGCTGCCGGTGGTGGGCGGATCGGTGACTATGACCACTGTGCGTGGCAGGTGCTTGGTACGGGTCAGTTTCGGCCTCTGGACGGTAGTCAGCCGTTCATTGGCGAGGCGGGGCGGGTTGAGCGGGTCGAGGAGTGGAAGGTCGAGCTTGTTGTTGGCGATGAGTTGATTCGTGGGGTGGTGGCGGCTTTGAAGGCTAGCCATCCTTACGAGACGCCGGCTTATGAGGTTTGGCGGCTGGAGGATTTTTGA
- the nagE gene encoding N-acetylglucosamine-specific PTS transporter subunit IIBC — protein sequence MYQLFIEGLQRLGRALMLPIAILPIAGLLLRLGDTDLLNIAIIHDAGQVIFANLAMIFAIGIAVGFAKDNNGTAGLAGVIGYLVMISTLKVLDSTINMGMLAGIVSGLMAGALYNRFKDIKLPEYLAFFGGRRFVPIVTGFSAVGLGVLFGYIWPPIQHGINSFGTLLMESGSFGAFVFGVFNRLLIVTGLHHILNNMAWFVFGNFTDPTTGALVTGDLSRYFAGDPKGGQFMTGMFPVMIFGLPAACLAMYRNALPERRKVMGGIFLSMALTAFLTGVTEPIEFAFMFLAPLLYLVHALLTGLSMAITNALNIHLGFTFSGGFIDMVLGWGRSTNGWLVVPVGLAYAVIYYAVFDFCIRRFNLKTPGREDVATADKAVLTENERASAYIKALGGAENLLTVGACTTRLRLEMVDRNKASDADLKALGAMAVVRPGKGGSLQVVVGPMADSIADEIRLAMPALGRAAVTAPVAVVEPSEPVAVTAPQAQQWLSALGGSDNVLQLDCIAMSRIRLQLADGKALSESRLKELGCLGVSALEDGVWHLLVGERAQSLSAAIEGLVNRSEVSAKV from the coding sequence ATGTACCAACTCTTCATCGAAGGCCTGCAACGCCTCGGCCGGGCACTGATGCTGCCGATCGCGATCCTGCCGATCGCCGGCCTGCTGCTGCGCCTGGGCGACACCGACCTGCTGAACATCGCGATCATCCACGACGCCGGTCAGGTGATCTTCGCCAACCTGGCGATGATCTTCGCCATCGGCATCGCCGTCGGTTTCGCCAAGGACAACAACGGCACCGCCGGCCTCGCCGGGGTGATCGGTTACCTGGTGATGATCTCCACCCTCAAGGTGCTCGATTCGACCATCAACATGGGCATGCTCGCCGGGATCGTCAGCGGCCTGATGGCCGGCGCGCTGTACAACCGCTTCAAAGACATCAAGCTGCCGGAGTACCTGGCATTCTTCGGCGGCCGGCGCTTCGTCCCCATCGTCACCGGTTTCAGCGCGGTCGGCCTGGGCGTACTGTTCGGTTACATCTGGCCGCCGATCCAGCACGGCATCAACAGCTTCGGCACCCTGCTGATGGAAAGCGGCAGCTTCGGCGCGTTCGTCTTCGGCGTGTTCAACCGCCTGCTGATCGTCACCGGCCTGCACCACATCCTCAACAACATGGCGTGGTTCGTGTTCGGCAACTTCACCGACCCGACCACCGGCGCGCTGGTGACCGGTGACCTGTCCCGCTACTTCGCCGGCGACCCGAAAGGCGGCCAGTTCATGACCGGCATGTTCCCGGTCATGATCTTCGGCCTCCCCGCCGCCTGCCTGGCGATGTACCGCAACGCCCTGCCGGAGCGCCGCAAAGTCATGGGCGGGATCTTCCTGTCGATGGCGCTGACGGCGTTCCTCACCGGGGTGACCGAACCGATCGAATTTGCCTTCATGTTCCTCGCACCGCTGCTGTATCTGGTGCATGCGCTGCTGACCGGACTGTCGATGGCAATCACCAACGCATTGAACATCCACTTGGGCTTCACCTTCTCTGGAGGCTTCATCGACATGGTGCTGGGTTGGGGACGTTCCACCAACGGCTGGCTCGTCGTGCCGGTGGGCCTGGCGTATGCCGTCATCTACTACGCGGTGTTCGATTTCTGTATCCGCCGCTTCAACCTGAAAACCCCGGGACGCGAAGACGTCGCCACCGCCGACAAAGCGGTCCTGACCGAAAACGAACGCGCCAGCGCTTACATCAAGGCACTCGGCGGCGCGGAAAATCTGCTCACCGTCGGCGCGTGCACTACGCGTCTGCGACTGGAAATGGTCGATCGCAACAAGGCCTCCGATGCGGACTTGAAAGCACTGGGCGCTATGGCGGTTGTGCGCCCGGGCAAGGGCGGCAGTTTGCAGGTTGTTGTGGGGCCGATGGCCGACAGCATTGCCGATGAGATTCGACTGGCGATGCCGGCGTTGGGCCGAGCCGCAGTGACGGCTCCTGTCGCCGTCGTCGAACCCAGCGAGCCCGTCGCAGTCACCGCACCGCAAGCTCAACAATGGTTGAGCGCTCTGGGCGGCAGCGACAATGTGCTGCAACTCGACTGCATCGCCATGAGCCGGATTCGCCTGCAACTGGCCGATGGCAAGGCGCTCTCGGAAAGCCGGTTGAAAGAGCTTGGATGTCTGGGCGTGAGCGCGCTGGAAGATGGCGTGTGGCACTTGCTGGTGGGTGAGCGGGCGCAGAGTCTGAGTGCGGCGATTGAGGGGTTGGTCAATCGGAGTGAGGTGAGTGCAAAGGTTTAG
- the ptsP gene encoding phosphoenolpyruvate--protein phosphotransferase, translating to MHNNNKELTLSAPLSGPVLTLAKVPDAVFASGAMGDGIAIDPLNDTLYSPCAGVVIHVARTGHALTVRADNGAELLLHLGLDTVELQGEGFSMLVKEGARVSNGQPLLRYDLDKVGRQCKSLVSLLILTNSQDFQARPITLKTVKVGEPLLHIVARHNAAANTEELGGPQVHGHVQVAHRGGLHARPAALIRQTAQGFKSQSQLHFAGKSAPCNSLIGLMGLAIGEQDEVQVSCQGPDAQAALQALLTALATALPEDHHAAAPIAAAPRNRPVEAGVLYGVCAAPGLVGGPLFRLNAINLPADAGNHQPEQQLQILDTALNQVRSEIDSTLAQAKKQRNADEEAIFAAHLALLEDPALLDAARQSIETGTAATHAWSQSIDAQCEVLQNTGSPLLAERANDLRDLKQRVLRALLGEAWHYDVPAGAIVAAHELTPSDLLQLSAQGVAGLCMAEGGATSHVAILARGKGLPCMVALGSALLDQAQGQSVVLDADGGRLELTPNAERLAEVRQAQIDRQQRRNAQQAQAHLPAETRNGVAIEVVANVASSHEAADAFANGADGVGLLRTEFLFVDRNTAPDVEEQRAAYQAVIDAMGDKSVIIRTIDVGGDKQLDYLPLPVEANPVLGLRGIRLAQARPEILDQQLRALLQVSPLQRCRILLPMVTEVDELLHIRQRVDALCLELGISQRPEIGVMIEVPAAALQAEQLAEHADFLSIGTNDLSQYTLAMDRDHAGLAARVDALHPALLRLIAMTCEGAAVHKRWVGVCGALASDPLATPVLIGLGVTELSVSPVQIGEIKDRVRQLHEAECQRLARDLLKLSSAAAVRHACHQHWPLR from the coding sequence ATGCACAACAACAATAAAGAGCTGACTTTAAGCGCCCCGCTCAGCGGCCCGGTGCTCACGCTCGCCAAAGTCCCGGACGCGGTGTTCGCCAGCGGCGCCATGGGCGACGGCATTGCCATCGATCCGCTGAACGACACGTTGTACTCGCCCTGCGCCGGTGTGGTGATCCACGTCGCCCGCACCGGGCATGCACTGACCGTGCGCGCCGACAACGGCGCCGAGTTGTTGCTGCACCTGGGCCTGGACACGGTGGAGTTGCAGGGTGAAGGCTTCTCGATGCTGGTCAAGGAAGGCGCGCGGGTCAGCAATGGCCAGCCGCTGCTGCGCTATGACCTGGACAAGGTCGGCCGCCAGTGCAAAAGCCTGGTCAGCCTGCTGATCCTGACCAACAGCCAGGATTTCCAGGCGCGCCCCATCACCCTGAAAACGGTGAAGGTGGGCGAGCCGCTGCTGCACATCGTCGCTCGTCACAATGCCGCGGCAAATACAGAAGAACTCGGCGGCCCGCAAGTTCACGGTCACGTGCAGGTCGCCCATCGCGGCGGTCTGCATGCACGCCCGGCGGCGTTAATCCGCCAGACCGCGCAAGGGTTCAAGAGCCAGTCGCAGCTGCATTTCGCCGGCAAGTCGGCGCCGTGCAACAGCCTCATCGGTTTGATGGGCCTGGCAATTGGCGAACAGGACGAAGTGCAGGTCAGTTGCCAGGGTCCGGACGCACAGGCTGCGTTGCAGGCCTTGCTCACTGCACTGGCCACCGCCCTGCCGGAGGATCATCACGCCGCCGCACCGATTGCTGCCGCCCCACGCAATCGTCCGGTCGAGGCTGGCGTGTTGTACGGTGTTTGCGCCGCACCGGGTCTGGTGGGCGGGCCGCTGTTTCGCTTGAACGCGATCAACCTGCCGGCGGACGCTGGCAATCATCAGCCCGAACAACAATTGCAGATCCTCGACACGGCGCTGAATCAGGTTCGCAGCGAAATCGACAGCACCCTCGCCCAGGCGAAAAAACAGCGCAATGCCGACGAAGAAGCGATCTTTGCTGCGCACCTCGCGTTGCTGGAAGACCCGGCCCTGCTCGACGCCGCCCGGCAATCGATTGAAACCGGCACGGCGGCGACCCACGCCTGGAGCCAGTCCATCGATGCGCAATGCGAAGTGCTGCAAAATACCGGCAGCCCGCTGCTGGCCGAGCGCGCCAACGATCTGCGCGACTTGAAACAACGGGTGCTGCGCGCCCTGCTTGGTGAAGCCTGGCATTACGACGTGCCGGCCGGCGCCATCGTCGCCGCTCACGAACTGACGCCCTCGGACCTGTTGCAACTGAGCGCACAAGGCGTCGCCGGCTTGTGCATGGCCGAGGGTGGCGCGACTTCCCACGTGGCGATTCTGGCCCGGGGCAAAGGCCTGCCGTGCATGGTCGCACTGGGCTCGGCGCTGCTCGATCAGGCGCAAGGTCAATCGGTGGTGCTCGATGCCGACGGTGGCCGCCTCGAACTGACGCCGAATGCCGAGCGTCTGGCCGAAGTCCGGCAGGCGCAGATCGACCGCCAACAACGACGCAACGCCCAGCAAGCCCAGGCCCATCTGCCGGCGGAAACCCGCAACGGCGTGGCCATCGAAGTGGTCGCCAACGTCGCCTCCAGCCACGAAGCGGCGGATGCATTTGCCAACGGCGCTGACGGCGTCGGCCTGTTGCGCACCGAATTTCTGTTCGTCGATCGCAACACCGCGCCGGATGTCGAAGAGCAACGCGCCGCCTATCAAGCCGTGATCGATGCGATGGGCGACAAGTCGGTGATCATCCGCACCATCGACGTCGGCGGCGACAAACAACTCGATTACCTGCCGCTGCCCGTGGAGGCCAACCCGGTGCTCGGCCTGCGCGGCATTCGCCTGGCCCAGGCACGCCCGGAAATCCTCGACCAGCAACTGCGCGCCCTGCTGCAGGTCAGCCCGTTGCAGCGCTGCCGGATCCTGCTGCCGATGGTCACCGAAGTGGACGAACTGCTGCACATCCGCCAACGGGTCGATGCGCTGTGCCTGGAACTGGGCATCAGCCAACGTCCGGAAATCGGCGTGATGATCGAAGTCCCGGCCGCCGCGCTACAAGCCGAACAACTGGCCGAGCACGCCGACTTCCTGTCCATCGGCACCAACGATCTGTCGCAATACACCCTGGCCATGGACCGCGACCACGCCGGCCTCGCCGCACGGGTCGATGCCTTGCACCCGGCGCTGCTGCGCCTGATCGCCATGACTTGCGAAGGCGCGGCGGTGCATAAACGCTGGGTCGGCGTGTGCGGCGCCCTCGCCTCGGATCCGCTGGCGACGCCGGTGTTGATCGGCCTGGGCGTGACCGAACTGTCGGTGAGCCCGGTACAGATCGGCGAAATCAAGGATCGCGTGCGCCAGCTGCACGAAGCCGAATGCCAACGCCTCGCCCGGGACTTGCTCAAGCTGAGCAGCGCCGCTGCGGTGCGTCATGCCTGTCATCAACATTGGCCTCTGCGCTAA
- a CDS encoding SIS domain-containing protein, whose translation MLEEALSSFEAVQAQLQQLDGSMIEIAGRLRRQPPQVAMTVARGSSDHAASYFAYLTMQQLGIPVASLPMSVVTMQQAPLKVSGQVAFAFSQSGQSPDLVNSLRLLRKRGALSVSMVNAADSPLEAACEFSLPLLAGTESSVAATKSFIATLSASARLIAHWKEDSELLEAHNALPEGLRDAAKQDWSPAIDALRNCERLMVIGRGAGFAIAQEAALKFKETSAIQAEAFSSAEVRHGPMALIDENYPLLVFAPRGAEQAGLLSLAAEMRQRGARVLLAAPDDVLERDLTLSRAEHPALDPILAIQSFYVMAANLAVARGMDPDQPRHLSKVTRTH comes from the coding sequence ATGCTTGAGGAGGCGCTGTCCTCGTTCGAGGCCGTGCAAGCCCAACTGCAACAGCTCGATGGCTCGATGATCGAGATCGCCGGGCGCCTGCGCCGTCAGCCGCCACAAGTGGCGATGACCGTTGCCCGTGGCAGCTCCGATCACGCGGCGAGCTACTTCGCCTACCTGACCATGCAGCAACTAGGCATTCCGGTGGCGTCGCTGCCGATGTCGGTGGTGACCATGCAACAGGCGCCGCTGAAGGTCAGCGGTCAGGTCGCGTTCGCGTTTTCCCAGTCGGGCCAGAGCCCGGATCTGGTCAACAGCCTGCGCCTGCTGCGCAAACGCGGCGCCTTGAGCGTGTCGATGGTCAACGCCGCCGATTCGCCGCTGGAAGCCGCGTGTGAATTCAGCCTGCCATTGCTGGCCGGTACCGAAAGCAGCGTCGCCGCGACCAAGAGTTTCATCGCCACCCTCAGCGCCAGCGCCCGTCTGATCGCCCACTGGAAAGAAGACAGCGAATTGCTGGAAGCGCATAACGCCCTGCCTGAAGGCTTGCGTGATGCTGCGAAACAGGACTGGAGCCCGGCCATCGACGCCCTGCGCAATTGCGAGCGGTTGATGGTGATCGGCCGTGGCGCCGGTTTTGCCATCGCCCAGGAAGCCGCGCTGAAATTCAAGGAAACCTCGGCGATCCAGGCCGAAGCGTTCAGCAGCGCCGAAGTCCGTCACGGCCCCATGGCGCTGATCGACGAAAACTACCCTTTGCTGGTGTTCGCCCCGCGCGGCGCCGAGCAGGCCGGTCTGCTGAGCCTGGCGGCGGAAATGCGTCAGCGTGGTGCCCGTGTATTGCTGGCGGCGCCGGACGATGTGCTCGAACGCGACCTGACCCTGAGCCGTGCCGAACACCCGGCTCTCGACCCGATCCTGGCGATCCAGAGTTTCTACGTGATGGCCGCCAACCTGGCCGTGGCCCGTGGCATGGACCCGGATCAGCCGCGCCACCTGAGCAAAGTCACCCGTACGCACTGA